ctttaaaaactaatgtccaaaaaattgaaataatctGAAAATGAGATGTTATATGGAGTGATGCATTTCTGACCATGAATTATGTACTTTGAATAATTAATATCACATAAATTGAGATAAGTTGTAAATAAGATTCCATGTTAATTTATGGGTTTCTAATCATGAATTATGGAGGATATATATCGTACTAAAAGAGGATCCGAAAAGATGATTGATTACTACAAGAGCTTAACATTTATATACGAGAAAACATGCATATATATTATGCTATtcattttgatcaaaaaaaaaaaattatgctatTCATATGTCCCACCACGTGTACGGTCAGGATGCTAGGAAACTTCATACGTAGCTGGAAACATTGTGTCCGCAAACTATCGCTATTGCTCGTCAAGTTATACTCATCGCTGCGAATATGTATTCGACTTAgtattgaaaaagaaaagatgcATGCAAACATATTTGTTGATAACAATAAGTTAGTCGTCTAATGGTTAGAAGCTGTAGTTTTAGTGCATCTAATCCGTATTTAATCATATGATGTTTGTTTAGATAAAACCTGTATATTTCGAACCAATACAAAGagtatttttgttaaaaaaaattgaatcaatgttaaattttattcatatcAACAACGGGTGTAACATTGTTTTGAAAATGTTATCGACATCTAATCAGAACTTATGTTGAAGCAAACCAGACTGCCATGCAAATTTTGAcatgaataaaatttaagtgCAAACAGGTTAATGATTGTGAATAATAGCGTTGATATCATATCACTAGATCTGAATTTAAATACGGTTTTTTGTTCATACTAATCCGTTGTAGTTCTCTGAGAGATGTGTGTACacattaaaaaacataaatatttttaaaagtgttCAATATACTATTATATACATGAAAACTGTCAAGTTGCTATTGAACTTAAGGGTATTATCGTAATTGGGACTGACCCACTCATAAATGCTACTATATATAGAAGGTTGATGAAGCAGCTTCAAAAGGTGTCACAAGTTTCAAGCCTTTACATCGCCTCTTCCGTAAAAACAAACATCTTTCAAACAGTGGAAACACTACTTTTATCTTTTAGTTTCCGAAAGGTATCGATTCTATATCCTAATTTTAAATCTATACATCTTCTTATAGTCGTTCCTGTTTTGTTTCTCTTTACATATGTTTGAGTATGTTCATTTGTGATTGTTCTATACGTATATGTACATAAACTATGATCTTGAACGTAATTATTGGTTATAAAATTTGGCTAAGGATAATGATATACGATTTATTCTCGGCAGTTCTTGAAAAGGCCAACATGTCAACAGAGAAGCCACCGTTGGCCTCAGGTTTAGCTCGGACACGGTCCGAACAGCTATATGAGACGCTAGCCGCTGCCATCAAATCACCTTTCGGTTCCATGGACGCTAATGGTGTGCCTGCAACGGCTCCGGCATCAATAGGTGGTGGAAGAGAGACGCTGTCTAGAAAACCAAGCCGGAGACTGATGATGTCGGCGTCTCCAGGGAGGAGTGGCGGAGCCGGGACACACATAAGGAAGTCAAGGAGTGCTCAACTTAAGCTTGAGCTAGAGGAGGTGAGCAGCGGCGCGGCGCTAAGCCGTGCGTCCAGCGCGTCGCTAGGGCTCTCGTTTTCGTTCACCGGTTTCGCTATGCCGCCGGAGGAAATCTCCGACTCGAAACCGTTCAGCGACGACGAGATGATACGTAAGTCGTCGCGTGAACCTTTTCTAATCACTCTTTTCTTGTCTAAGGGCAGTTTCGTGATTTTTGCTACAGTGTTCCCATACTGTGAGGGTATTTTCGTCATTTAGACATGAAATTAATGATACAATAATAATGATAACAACGGGTATATGATTGGTGTGCGTTGCTTTGCTTTTTTGCATGAGAGTTGGATAAATTATTTAACAGAGACGCAAGCAATCGGCCTTCTATTTTGTTCCACGTGTTCGCTTTCTCGTGCAACATATACTTTCCACCACTTGTTTTCTTTTCaccttttttggttttttttcttcacttttCAAATTGCATATTCGGTGGTGCGTACAATTAATATACTTATATAGTATGTAATGAGAAAGCATTAAAAGATACATAAATATCCTTCTTGTATAAAAAGTTTCAGACTAATCCGAGTATTTTACAAACACCACACATTAACATTAACTACATGAATAATTTAGTTTGTTAGTCCTGATTTGAAACCATTATTTGCTTATCTGAAAATTATGGAGTGACTACTACAACTCGAGTGTAAGATCTTCaatcaaaataacaaattaaaatgcTTCCAATATCTCActatttgtttcttttacaaACAAttatacattattcaaattttgattttcttaaatTGAACATAAATAGTTTgctttacaaatataaaatacttttgtCAAAGATGCATGCGTAAATCGTAAGCACTTATAATGGGTATTAAAAGTTTACAGTACGTTTTTGTTCCTTTCTATTATATTTAGTCAGTCCAAGTGTTGTTTTAGGAAGTCAATGCTTTACCACTACTTATTGTCACCACTTAATAAACGCTACACTCATGCTACAATCTTGTACGTTTAGTGCAATATAggtagaattttaaaatctaagTAAACACTAGGGAAACAGCGTAAACAGaagaataaaacaaaactaatatgTGATTGGTTTACGTCACGTAGTGATTGATTTCTCCAACTTAACAGCTTTTTAGTAGGTAAACAATATGTGAGAAAAATTCTACATATCACTACTAAATTAGTCAAAACCGTGGGCCCCAATTTCTGAGTTGTAGTGTTTGAACTACTAGCACATGCgcacctaaactctaaatctccGAGAATGACGGTTGCTAACAAAGAATGGCCAACAAACAGTTGAATACATCGTACATTATAAAGCTCACTTACCACACTTTGTTTTAGGTGTTAATATTCACCTAACTCTAAAAGACTCATTCACTGAGTCACTGACCTCTTTTACTTAGTTTAATTGTTAACGATGAATCACCTAACTGTTTCAGCAGAAGACAATGAGGCGGGAAACAAGAAGCCTAGGTTTCAAGCAGAACCAACATTACCCATCTTTCTCAAGGTAAGACAATCATAACAATTCAgacaagagaaaataaaaaaaagcatTGGGGTTTGTTATGTTTCTTTAGTGCTACGTTTGAAATAGAAATTGCATTGAAGTAGTTGGTGGGAATGATCTCTTTTGGTACTGATCTTCTCTGTTTGCACAGGCACTGAGAGGAGATCAAAAGAGTATCACACATTTGTCTCTCTAACTCTGTGTATCTACTTGTCCACCAGGTTAAAGTCTTGTACATAATCTCATCTTACATGACTTTTATGTACAAGACTAATTAACATAGTCTTAAGTCATGTAAGAACAAACACAGATACTAAGGGGGGAATAAGTGTAGAATATGTTATAAGATTTTTGAACTTAGGTTTTGTTATCAGTGAGGTAACATCAAGACCTttggttttgtgattttgaTTAATGCAGTTCAAGGAAGTTACATACAAGGTGTCGATAAGGAAACTCATGACTTCAGCACCTGTGGATAAAGAGATATTGAGTGGGATAAATGGGAGTGTGAGTCccggtgaagttcttgctctcATGGGTCCTTCAGGGAGTGGCAAAACAACTCTTCTTAGCTTACTCGGTGGCCGAATCTCTCAATCCGCCAGTGGAGGCTCTGTTACTTACAACGACAAGCCTTACTCTAAATACTTGAAAAGCAAGTAAGTATCTTTttgccctaaaccctaaactctcttgtattattgtatatatggagactcaattttttttttctggtttgatGGCAGGATTGGGTTTGTGACTCAAGACGATGTTCTGTTTCCTCATCTTACGGTTAAAGAAACGCTAACCTACGCTGCTCGTTTGCGTCTACCTAAAACTCTCACAAGGGAGCAAAAGGAGCAACGTGCTATTGAAGTTATCCAAGAGCTAGGTCTGGAGAGGTGTCAAGACACTATGATTGGTGGAGCATTCGTGAGAGGTGTATCAGGTGGAGAGAGGAAAAGAGTTTCCATTGGAAACGAGATCATCATTAACCCTTCTCTATTACTTCTTGATGAACCAACTTCCGGTTTAGACTCCACCACTGCTCTAAGAACCATCCAGATGCTCCACGACATCGCTGAGGTTTGCTTGTTTCAGACACTTTGTATCTCTCTACTACTCTCTTTGATGGTTGTCTGAATCTTGATGTGTGTTTGGAACAGGCGGGGAAGACAGTGATCACAACGATACATCAGCCATCTAGTAGACTCTTCCATAGATTCGATAAGCTGATTCTATTAGGAAGAGGAAACCTTCTCTATTTTGGGAAATCATCAGAAGCTCTTGTTTACTTTTCTTCCATTGGTTGCTCTCCTCTTATCACCATGAACCCTGCTGAGTTCTTGCTTGATCTCGCCAACGGTAACATCAACGACATCTCTGTGCCTTCTGAGTTGGAAGATAGAGTTCAAGTAGGAAACTCAGGCAGAGAACCTCAAACTGGCAAGCCATCTCCTGCTGCTGTCCATGAGGTAATCACACAAACAACAACTTAAGATTGTCTGAAAACCAAAttgagtttaaaaaaataaaatagagagACTACTCTTTcataaaaaattaatcaaatatgtaaaaaaattcattcaaaaaattatattaaagattattttttttctaaattcttTAGCAAACAATAATGAAAGATgtaaaaaaattcattcaaaaaactTAAAGAACTCTTTTTTCTAAATTCTTTAGCAAACAATACATCTATTGTAACAAGGTTTTTTTTAtgtgaataaatttaaaattcattaaaaaggaacaaaatgagttttaatatatattggaACATTCTAAGCAGTATCTGGTGGAGGCATACGAGACTAGGGTTGCAGAacaggagaagaagaaactatCTGATCCTGTTCCACTTGACGAAGAAGCTAAAGCTAAAGTTCTGCGTCTAAAGAGACAATGGGGAGCGAGCTGGTGGGAGCAATACTGCATACTCTTCTCTAGAGGACTCAAAGAGCGCAGACACGAATACTTCAGCTGGTTGCGTGTCACACAAGTTTTATCCACAGCTGTTATTCTAGGTCTTCTCTGGTGGCAGTCAGATATTCGCACTCCAAGAGGACTACAAGATCAGGTAGGTATCTTGATGCACACTCCTCTCTGCCTTGTACCTCAAGAAACATGAATATCACATGATCTTTTTTGTTGTTTACAGGCTGGTTTGCTCTTCTTCATAGCGGTTTTCTGGGGGTTCTTCCCTGTTTTCACAGCCATCTTTGCGTTCCCTCAAGAGCGAGCTATGCTGAATAAAGAGAGAGCAGCTGATATGTATAGACTAAGTGCGTATTTCTTGGCTAGGACCACGAGTGATCTCCCTCTAGACTTTATCCTGCCTTCTCTCTTCCTCCTCGTGGTCTATTTCATGACTGGTCTTCGTCTTAGCCCGTATCCTTTCTTCTTGAGCATGCTCACGGTCTTCCTTTGCATCATTGCATCTCAGGTATGTTCTGATTGACCAAAAAACACATTTCTATAATGGGAAAGTAAGATCAAAATGGTGAGTTTGAGTTATGTTTACTCTTTGCTAGGGACTTGGACTTGCTATTGGAGCAATCTTAATGGACTTAAAGAAGGCTACGACTTTGGCTTCAGTTACTGTCATGACATTTATGCTCGCAGGAGGATTCTTTGTTAAGGTAAGTTCTCTGTTTCTTGATTTCCTTTGTTTCTTGATTTCCTCTGTTTCTGAGCTCTTTTGTTTTGTGTCCTTCAGAAAGTACCGGTGTTCATCTCCTGGATACGTTACCTATCCTTCAATTACCACACCTACAAGCTTCTTCTTAAAGTGCAGTATAAAGACTTTGCTCAATCTATCAACGGGATGAGAATAGACAATGGACTGACTGAAGTGGTTGCACTCGTTGCCATGATCTTCGGTTACCGCCTCCTAGCTTATCTGTCTCTAAGGCAAATGAAGATCACAACATAACACTTTTTGCTCAAgaaaccaaaatataataataacaagaagaagaagaagaagaagcactaAGACATAAAAGTGATCTTGATGATCTTGATTGACACGCGACCAATCCGTGACAACGATTAAGAGATTGGTCCTAATGTACTTCTTGCTTAGTTACAGTTGTGCGTTTGGTAATGATTTGGGGTGGTGATTGGAGAAGATATTTGTCTTAGTTTGTATTAGTATATTGAAAATCTAAATGGTTCATGTTTATTAACAAGAAGAACCTTATGCGTTTGGATCTTTTCAAGTCAAGTTCCAATCATTTCTAGATTTTGTGTCTTTGATGTAAGTCTCGCCACTTTATTAAGGTTGTTGTAAGCTTGTTGTTAACCATTAACGTTGTGGTTACATGCATGCGTGTTAACGTTGTGGTTAAATCATTAACGGCCTAAGGTTAGTTTCATTTGGTTGACAATTGGGATTTTAGAGGTCTCTAATGattagtcttttttttcttcaaaatttgactttttcagACAATGAAGCAACATGTTTTCAATAGTTTATTTCTTTGTGAAatgaatattcaaaatatatttcatcaccaatgtataactaatttttaataacaCTTTCATAAGGTCTATATCGCAAGCTTTTTGTCTATTTTCAATCGGAGTTTGTCGTCTAACATGGAGCTGGAAGAAGGATCAGATATGGCGAAAAAGACAGTGATGTGTCTGTTAACAGGCGCAGAAGGAACTCCATTAGGTTATGCTATGTATATCCCTCACAACGTAATATCAAGTAAAGAGGTGTGTGAAAAGAAATTAGCAAATAATATATGCATCATAGTTTTCCATATATTAGCAAATAAACATTCCATTATTTAGGTTTAAGACACAACAACAAACATGACCGACGCTTGACCAAATTAAACAACAAACACTAGGAATATGAAATGAGCATGAAAAGACACAACAACAACTTTATTTCAAGAcaacattaattttattattcgaCGGCTGCTTCATTAGGCATCATCCACACCACCAGACTTGCTGCTCTTTCCTTCATTGGTCTTCTTCTCATCATCGTCATCAGATGGTTTCATGTTTCCCTTTCCCTTTGGGCGGAAAGAAGGTCCCCCTTCGGGTGCAACATCTGAAGCCTTTGGGACATCATCCCCAAGAATTGGCTTGTTGATACTTGTAGACGGATGTTGCGTACCTAAATTATCAATCTTAAATTATCAATCTCaatctcaaaaaaaagaaagaattttttaatcaatatcgGTTTGAGAAAGGTGATCAAAGGCTACGACCTTTTTCCGTTGGGGACATGATCTGAGTCTCCAACTCCTTAAGTATCTTCAAATTacgttcttcttcctcctcgatCTCTTTAATTCTGTTATTGATGCATGTCTCTAGATCCCCAACTTTTGCCATGGCCGTCGCTttgagtttctttcttttgtatttGTGATGTTGAAATATAGATAGACATGCATGCACTTGAAATCTTATTTATAGAGAGAGTTGAGAGGATGGGATAAAGACACAAAACTGAAGTTTCTGAGTTGTTGCGTTTGAACTACTGTTaagtgtgtgtttgtttgttaacTACTAGCACATGTACCTACCTACCTTTAAAGTCCAAATCTCCGAGAATGACAGTTGTATGCTAACCAACAATTAAAGCCcacttaccaaaaaaaaaataccacacTGTGGTTAAATCCTTTGCAGTTTAAGATCTCTAATGTTAAATGCGTGTTAACCACGTCGT
Above is a window of Brassica napus cultivar Da-Ae chromosome A10, Da-Ae, whole genome shotgun sequence DNA encoding:
- the LOC106419286 gene encoding ABC transporter G family member 22-like isoform X1, which codes for MSTEKPPLASGLARTRSEQLYETLAAAIKSPFGSMDANGVPATAPASIGGGRETLSRKPSRRLMMSASPGRSGGAGTHIRKSRSAQLKLELEEVSSGAALSRASSASLGLSFSFTGFAMPPEEISDSKPFSDDEMIPEDNEAGNKKPRFQAEPTLPIFLKFKEVTYKVSIRKLMTSAPVDKEILSGINGSVSPGEVLALMGPSGSGKTTLLSLLGGRISQSASGGSVTYNDKPYSKYLKSKIGFVTQDDVLFPHLTVKETLTYAARLRLPKTLTREQKEQRAIEVIQELGLERCQDTMIGGAFVRGVSGGERKRVSIGNEIIINPSLLLLDEPTSGLDSTTALRTIQMLHDIAEAGKTVITTIHQPSSRLFHRFDKLILLGRGNLLYFGKSSEALVYFSSIGCSPLITMNPAEFLLDLANGNINDISVPSELEDRVQVGNSGREPQTGKPSPAAVHEYLVEAYETRVAEQEKKKLSDPVPLDEEAKAKVLRLKRQWGASWWEQYCILFSRGLKERRHEYFSWLRVTQVLSTAVILGLLWWQSDIRTPRGLQDQAGLLFFIAVFWGFFPVFTAIFAFPQERAMLNKERAADMYRLSAYFLARTTSDLPLDFILPSLFLLVVYFMTGLRLSPYPFFLSMLTVFLCIIASQGLGLAIGAILMDLKKATTLASVTVMTFMLAGGFFVKKVPVFISWIRYLSFNYHTYKLLLKVQYKDFAQSINGMRIDNGLTEVVALVAMIFGYRLLAYLSLRQMKITT
- the LOC106419286 gene encoding ABC transporter G family member 22-like isoform X2 is translated as MSTEKPPLASGLARTRSEQLYETLAAAIKSPFGSMDANGVPATAPASIGGGRETLSRKPSRRLMMSASPGRSGGAGTHIRKSRSAQLKLELEEVSSGAALSRASSASLGLSFSFTGFAMPPEEISDSKPFSDDEMIQDNEAGNKKPRFQAEPTLPIFLKFKEVTYKVSIRKLMTSAPVDKEILSGINGSVSPGEVLALMGPSGSGKTTLLSLLGGRISQSASGGSVTYNDKPYSKYLKSKIGFVTQDDVLFPHLTVKETLTYAARLRLPKTLTREQKEQRAIEVIQELGLERCQDTMIGGAFVRGVSGGERKRVSIGNEIIINPSLLLLDEPTSGLDSTTALRTIQMLHDIAEAGKTVITTIHQPSSRLFHRFDKLILLGRGNLLYFGKSSEALVYFSSIGCSPLITMNPAEFLLDLANGNINDISVPSELEDRVQVGNSGREPQTGKPSPAAVHEYLVEAYETRVAEQEKKKLSDPVPLDEEAKAKVLRLKRQWGASWWEQYCILFSRGLKERRHEYFSWLRVTQVLSTAVILGLLWWQSDIRTPRGLQDQAGLLFFIAVFWGFFPVFTAIFAFPQERAMLNKERAADMYRLSAYFLARTTSDLPLDFILPSLFLLVVYFMTGLRLSPYPFFLSMLTVFLCIIASQGLGLAIGAILMDLKKATTLASVTVMTFMLAGGFFVKKVPVFISWIRYLSFNYHTYKLLLKVQYKDFAQSINGMRIDNGLTEVVALVAMIFGYRLLAYLSLRQMKITT
- the LOC106419294 gene encoding uncharacterized protein LOC106419294, whose product is MAKVGDLETCINNRIKEIEEEEERNLKILKELETQIMSPTEKGTQHPSTSINKPILGDDVPKASDVAPEGGPSFRPKGKGNMKPSDDDDEKKTNEGKSSKSGGVDDA